The genomic stretch AGCTTAAGGAGTTATCGTCAAGAGACGCATTCCACGACACTGTTACCCAACCACCTTGGTCATTCGGAACATCATCAATGGAGGTTATAACCGGTGGGTCAATAGGAACAAAATCATCAAATGATACAGAGAAATCAGCTGTCATTAAATTCCCGGAAGCCGATATATTTGTAACAGCTACTTTTGAAATATCGGATGAATAATCATCGCTATTGGGTGTGCTGAAAAAATCAAACGAGATGTTTCCTGTAACTCCGGGATATGGGTCTCCATTGTCTCCAAAATTACCAACTGGAATTTCTAATTCCCAAAGCCCATCAGCCTGCTCCAATGCCACTCGATAATGTCCTGAAGAAGTAAACCCGGGATACCATTCATCATTATTTGATACTGTTGCAACCGCATCATCTACATGGTAAATTAATAATCCATCACCCGGAAGAGCCGCGTCATAGCTTACCGGCTGTCTGTTTTCTACAAGAAAATATTCATTCCCACCTACTCCGTCGGTCCAGAGTCTAAATACCAGTGCACTGTCTTCAACGTTTGCTATAACAACATCACTATCGTTCACCGCTATATCTGTTGTTGTCACATAACCCATTTCAATATGGCTCCATGCGTCAGGAAATGCCGGCGTACCGCCTAAAACTCCATTCCAACTACCGCCAGCCATCAGGCTCCATCTGCCAAGCCCACCTGAACTATTATCAGTATCATATAGGTCAGGCAGTCCGAATAACGCGTGACCCAGTTCGTGTGCATAAACTCCGATGGTCATATCCCCGGGAGTATCCCAATATTCCGGCTCCATAGAGTATCGCCATACTAACACGCCATCAAGAGATTGGGGTATGCTTGTTACCCACGCGTGTGACCATATATCATCATTGCTATTCGTAAACTCCGCCCCGGGACCGGCATGGATTATGAATAAAGCATCGACATAACCGTCAGAATCATTATCATACAAAGAAAAATCCACTGATGCATCAACAACTTGGACAATCTCTTCAACAAGTTTTTGCGCATTTTTTGGCCAAGATCCAAATCCGTTTTGACCATCCACATAATACGAGTATGCCGAGTCAGCTCTCTGCCATCCAAGCGCACTGGGAAGATTAACCGTAACAATATCAAGATTCCCATAGCTTACATCATTGAAATAATCCCTCAATGAGACTACGCCGCTTGCGAATAAGAGAGAATCAAAATATGTTGATGCCACCTGATAAGTATTATCTGAAAAATCTACTACTATTGCCAGTGCATTTGTTGAACCTGTTGGCACAAGCGCCAGCCCGAATTGGGAGCGAGTATTTCCGGGCGCTCGCCAGGGCATACTAATACCCCGTTCCATTAAGCTTTCTTTGTTTGCAAGGAAATACGTTTTTTTTATTTCTCCTGCTCTAATTTTCTTGAGCAAATTCGGATGAGGCGGATTCGTTGCTAATAGCGTAGAGCTAAATATTATAATATTTAGTACTATTGGTAATATCGCCTTAAAAAGAACACTGCCATATTTATTACTCATTTTAACACCCTTGAGATAGTTTAAGCGCCTACTCGGAGTGCATATTGCAATGAGAGTTGCAATAATGCGCTTTATCACGTATCAATTTAATTTGTTACCATTGCAAGTCAAGAAAATAGTTATTCTCTGAAAATGAATACATTACTGCTTAAAGAGGATTATTTCTGTTATTCGAGGCGTAAATAAATAATTCCTGTTTCACTACTTATATCAGTGTAGAATCACTTAAATTTTAATTTTTTTGTAGGCTTAGCCGGTTCAAAGGCATAATCTAACTGAACGTTCTTTTCTTCTCCTATAGTCACTTCTGAGCTTTTTTCTCCGAGACTCTCCTGCCAAAAATTCAGCGTGTAAGTGTCCGGCGGAATACCATCCAATATATATTCTCCCTTTTCATCAGTGACGGTGTAATAGGCATGCTCCACTACTATAATCCATGCGCTCATCCAGCCGTGTACATCGCATCGAACCTGAACTTTTTCAGGCTCTGTGAAGGTCATCTTTATCGTTTTTTTAAAACGCGGCTGCGCTAAATTGACAGGCTTATTTTTGACTCCATAGGTATGAATATTATGAAGGATTTTATCGTTATTCAATATTTTAACAGGCATGCTAACGGGGACTATGAGAACGTGAGGATTATAGGCGCATACCTTCTGGTCAAGAATAAACTCTGCTCCTAACGAATCAATCGGTTTGCCTCCTTCAACCCCCTCAAGCCATACGACTACATTCTTTATACCGTTTTCTTCGCCAACTATAAGCCGATCATCGAAATGATCCACTTTTGCGCAAATTTTAACATCCTTTATTACCATTAGCTTTTGTGGTTTGGGAGCTTCGCCGAGATAGCTGATTTTACCGCTTATAGTTCCCGTTTCGATTGGGTTCAGAACTGATTCGGCTGAAGTGTCTTTCTCCACTCCAGCCGAGATCATTATGCTTATTAATAAAAGCGAAAGCAATTTATTTCTTAAGTACGCTTACTTTTCCATAGGGGGCATATCAGGTGGAGGTATTGGCAACGGAACGCCGTTGCTAACCGCTGGAAGCGATTGCAAATACGCCCAGATAGCTTTCAAATCATCGTCAGTAGCCAATCTAATAATTTCCCAGGGCATGGGAGATAATATCATTCGCCCGTTCGGTTGTCCTTGATGTTTACCGGTTCTAAGCGCCTGAATGAATGCTTCTTCCGTCCATTCTCCTAGACCGGTAGAATCATCGGGAGTAAGATTTGACGTAAAACTGACTCCCCACGGGCCAGCCCACGCAGTCAACATGGCGCCACCCAAAACTATTGCATGACGTTGTTCCATGTCCGCCGGTGTCCATTCAGGATACGGCATTCCCGCTGGGTGACCTGACAAGAAACTGGTGGAATCCAACATCGGCACTCCATGTTCACCAAAAACTTTTGGAGTGTGACAGTTATGACAACGCATAATGGTGGTGAGATATCTACCTCGCTCAACGGGATCCGGCATTTCCATCATGGCACTGTCATCTGCCATTTCTGTATGTTTTTGAGATGCAGAACATGCCATTATCAGCATGATAAAAAATGGTATTATAAATAGAATTTTTTTCATTCCCGGCTCCTTATTTATTAGTAAATTAGTAACTTTCGATCTGTTGATATATTCAATG from Candidatus Neomarinimicrobiota bacterium encodes the following:
- a CDS encoding diheme cytochrome c-553; amino-acid sequence: MKKILFIIPFFIMLIMACSASQKHTEMADDSAMMEMPDPVERGRYLTTIMRCHNCHTPKVFGEHGVPMLDSTSFLSGHPAGMPYPEWTPADMEQRHAIVLGGAMLTAWAGPWGVSFTSNLTPDDSTGLGEWTEEAFIQALRTGKHQGQPNGRMILSPMPWEIIRLATDDDLKAIWAYLQSLPAVSNGVPLPIPPPDMPPMEK
- a CDS encoding M6 family metalloprotease domain-containing protein — protein: MSNKYGSVLFKAILPIVLNIIIFSSTLLATNPPHPNLLKKIRAGEIKKTYFLANKESLMERGISMPWRAPGNTRSQFGLALVPTGSTNALAIVVDFSDNTYQVASTYFDSLLFASGVVSLRDYFNDVSYGNLDIVTVNLPSALGWQRADSAYSYYVDGQNGFGSWPKNAQKLVEEIVQVVDASVDFSLYDNDSDGYVDALFIIHAGPGAEFTNSNDDIWSHAWVTSIPQSLDGVLVWRYSMEPEYWDTPGDMTIGVYAHELGHALFGLPDLYDTDNSSGGLGRWSLMAGGSWNGVLGGTPAFPDAWSHIEMGYVTTTDIAVNDSDVVIANVEDSALVFRLWTDGVGGNEYFLVENRQPVSYDAALPGDGLLIYHVDDAVATVSNNDEWYPGFTSSGHYRVALEQADGLWELEIPVGNFGDNGDPYPGVTGNISFDFFSTPNSDDYSSDISKVAVTNISASGNLMTADFSVSFDDFVPIDPPVITSIDDVPNDQGGWVTVSWNASLDDNSLSSTPVVSYSIWLRNDVPASSSFNKNEVLIKAMDETSNIITSPIIQKNVAHSMKLGGNTNDHEEWIGIGSIDAIQDSQYKFLIHTLEDSNSTGINYSVIRVSAHPVNPLNHAFSQSDSSYSVDNLKPSAPAAVAAGMGAEGLVLNWSPIADEDFDFYAIYRNEVSGFDPSLQDYFATTTDSFYVDSDIFEGTAYYYRLTSFDFNGNESDFTSEISSGIVGIDGERFGIPTEYALAQNYPNPFNPVTSINYSLPNPGKVSLVIYDLNGQVVMRWDDETVQAGYFQKSWNGTNITGNKVSSGVYLYRLIAGDFVRSRKMLLLK